The nucleotide window GCCCCCGGAAGCTCTCCACATAGATTTTGTACATATCCTCGGTGCCCGAAGGTCTGGCCGCGAACCAGCCGTTTTCGGTGACCACCTTGAGGCCGCCAATGGGCGCCCCATTACCTGGGGCATGGGTGATCGTGGCCACAATGGGCTCCCCGGCCAGCTCTTTCGACGTAACCCGTTCCGCGCCAAGGCTCGACAACAGTTTCTTTTGGCGCATATCCGCCGGGGCCTGAAGCCGCTCATACAGGGGCGCGCCAAAACGCCGCGTCAAGTCCAAATACAGGTCCCCCAAGTCCATGCCCGTCACGGCCGTGATTTCCGCGGCCAAAAGATTGAGCAGGAGTCCGTCCTTGTCCGTGCTCCAGACCTTTCCGTTCAGACGCAGAAACGAAGCGCCGGCGCTCTCCTCCCCGCCAAAACAACAGCTTCCGTCAAGCAACCCATCCACGAACCACTTAAAGCCAACCGGCACCTCCCGTACCCGTCGTCCGTGGGCCGCCACCACCCGATCAACCATGGAGCTGGTGACCAGGGTCTTGCCCACCTGGGAGTCCGGATTCCAGCCCGGGCGGTGGGCCAGCAGATAATCGATGGCCACGGACAAATAATGGTTGGGATTCATGAGGCCATGCTTGGCCGTGACGATACCATGTCGATCCGCGTCCGGATCGTTGGCGAAGGCCACGGAGAAGGAATCCTTCAAAGCGATGAGCTTGGCCATGGCCGAAGCCGAGGAACAGTCCATGCGGATCTTGCCGTCCTTGTCCAGGCTCATGAACATGAACGTCGGGTCCGCCACGGTGCTGACCACCTGGATGTCCAGACCATACCTCCTGGCGATGGGCTCCCAATAGGCCAACCCCGCCCCGCCCAGGGGATCGACGCCGATGCGGATGCCGGAGCGGGCGATGGCCTCCATGTCGATGGCCTGGCCCAGATCCTCGACATAAGGCGTGATATAGTCATGTTCCAGACACAAACCCTGGCGCATGGCCCGCTCCAGGGGCATGCGCGCGATGGATTGGGGCACGCGCAACAGGGCGTTGGCATTTTCCTCGATCAGGGCCGTGACCGAGGTTTCGGCCGGGCCGCCGTGGGGCGGATTATATTTGATGCCGCCGTCCTCGGGAGGATTATGCGAAGGAGTGACGACAATGCCATCTGCCAGTCCCGAGGAGCGCCCCTGGTTGTAAACCAAGATAGCGTGGGAAATGACCGGAGTCGGCGTGAAGCCAAAGCCTTGCTGAAAACGGCAGGTCACGCCGTTGGCGGCCAGCACTTCCATGGCCGTGCGCATGGCCGGCTCGGACAGGGCATGGGAATCCATGCCGATAAACAACGGTCCGGTGATGGACCGCTCGCGCCGGTAGTCGCACACGGCCTGGGTGATGGCCAGGATGTGCGCCTCGTTGAAGGATGTCTTGAAGGCCGAGCCGCGATGCCCGGACGTGCCAAAAGACACGGC belongs to Deltaproteobacteria bacterium and includes:
- a CDS encoding alpha-D-glucose phosphate-specific phosphoglucomutase, coding for MATHSLAGQPVPESLRINVPRLVSCYYTDAPDPGVPEHAVSFGTSGHRGSAFKTSFNEAHILAITQAVCDYRRERSITGPLFIGMDSHALSEPAMRTAMEVLAANGVTCRFQQGFGFTPTPVISHAILVYNQGRSSGLADGIVVTPSHNPPEDGGIKYNPPHGGPAETSVTALIEENANALLRVPQSIARMPLERAMRQGLCLEHDYITPYVEDLGQAIDMEAIARSGIRIGVDPLGGAGLAYWEPIARRYGLDIQVVSTVADPTFMFMSLDKDGKIRMDCSSASAMAKLIALKDSFSVAFANDPDADRHGIVTAKHGLMNPNHYLSVAIDYLLAHRPGWNPDSQVGKTLVTSSMVDRVVAAHGRRVREVPVGFKWFVDGLLDGSCCFGGEESAGASFLRLNGKVWSTDKDGLLLNLLAAEITAVTGMDLGDLYLDLTRRFGAPLYERLQAPADMRQKKLLSSLGAERVTSKELAGEPIVATITHAPGNGAPIGGLKVVTENGWFAARPSGTEDMYKIYVESFRGREHLERIKVEAQAMVDAVLAQA